The nucleotide sequence ACCGAAGGACTACCCAACACCCATCCCGGACAGGGAACGGCATGTCGACGTTTTTATTTTCACAACCTGATGTTGGAGTTGTTGTGGCTTGAGGACGAAGAGGAGTCAAGTAGCCCACTGACAGCGCCAACGCAGCTGTTCCATCGGGCAGGTTTGCGCGATCCAGGGACATCACCGTTTGGCGTCTGTTTCAGACCGTCGCCAACGGAAACGGCAGTTTCATTTCCGAGCTGGCAATATCGTCCCCGCTATCTGCCAGCGCATTTGTCAGTGGAAATCGCCAAAGACATGCCGTATGTTGAACCCTTGTGGTTTTATCTCGGGTTTTCCCATCGCCCTGATCAGGCAGCGACACCACCTAACATGCAACATGCATGTGGTTTTAAAGAAGTCACTCAGGTAAGGATCACAACCGAGTCAGACGACGCATTTTCGTCAACTGCGCAAACCGTCATGGGCGAGAATTTACTGAAACTGGATCGCGGTGATACGGCTTTGCTCGAATTGTTTTTTGACGAAGGCAAAGCGGGAAAAGAAATGGATTTTCGCCCGCATCTTCCACTGGTGTTTCATTGGTGATTTGAAAAAGGAGTCGTTTTATGACTGAACAGAGTATCGAAGCACTGGAAAGTAAGCGCCAGGAATTACGTGAGCGTCTGGAAAAAATAGAACAGGACTATCGTTCTGGTCTGGATGCCGATTCTGAAGAACGTGCGTTGCAACTGGAAAATGCCGAAGTGTTGGAAGGTATCGCAAAGGCCACTGCTGAGGAATTAGCAAAAGTTGAAGAATTGCTGGCCGACTTGAAATCCTAGTAGAGGATGCGATGAAAATTGGAAAAAAAAGCGGGGCTTGCTTGCCCCGCTCTTTTTGAAATCTTTTTCGCGCGCTTATTTAAACCGTTGCATCAACGCCTGAAACTCCGGCGAGTCTATCATCTGCTGCAAACGTGGATCTTGCTTCAGCGCGGATACATCGTTCATTTCCACCATATTGGCATTTTTAACGGCATCAATTACGTGCAACACCACTTCATCGGCACTTTCACCCAGGATAGAACGCTGAATAGAATTTTGTGGCGCCAGCTCGCTATCGGAATAATAGTCATTTTCGGCAAATTCCGGTTGCGTGGAGTAATTCAGTAGATTCTGGCCCTGATCAGTAAAAGACGTTTCCATGAAAAAAGAAGATTCGTTCTTTACAGCGGCATTCACACCAAAGCTCGCAAAAAGAAGTATCAGGAGGAAAGATTTGGAGACATTCTTGATAGACATAGGGCACATCCAGTAAAAGCTCAACCACCTGTTTCGGTCCGTATTCAAAATTCTTTAGGGCATATTTATATTTTTTTGTGAAATTTAATTTTCCCATTCCTTGTGGAAACGCTCGGTCAGGCTGACTCTCCTTTCATAAGCTTGGCGCACGATCGCGACATCTTCCAGAAAGTAAGGTAACTCCCGCATATGTAAGGCCTGTGGGCCGTCTACCAGTGCCTTGTCAGGATGGGGGTGGAAATCCACCAACACCATATTGGCGCCAGCGATGATGCCTTGGGCGGTGGCATGGAATACATCCAGAATGCCATCCGGGGAAGACGCTCTGGTGCCAACCGAATGGGATGGGTCGATGCACACGGGCATGCGTGTAAGGCGTTTTATGACCGGTACATGGCTAAAATCGACCAGATTCCGATGGGGGTCGCCCATATTGGTCTTCATTCCCCGCAGGGCAAAGATCACTTTGCTATTTCCCTCACTGGCAAGATACTCGGCGGCGTTGAGTGACTCCTCCAGGGTGATGCCAAAGCCACGTTTCAACAGCACGGGATATTCAGTCTGGCGGCCTACCGCCTTCAATAATTCAAAATTCTGGGTGTTACGGGTGCCAATCTGCAGCAAGACGCCAGTGGGGCGCCCACTTCTCGCCAGGGCCTGATTTATTTCTTCCAGGTGTTCGTCGGAGGTGATCTCCATGGCAACGACCTTGATACCATATTTTCCGGCAAGCTCGAATACCCAGGGTAAGCATTCCTTACCGTGGCCCTGAAACGAGTAGGGATTGGTACGCGGTTTATACGCACCCATACGCGTACATACCTGTCCATTTTCCTGCAAGGCCTTCATCATGGTTTCGACATTTTCGCGATTATCCACGGCACACAGCCCGGCAAAAATATTTAGATTATCCTGGCTAAAAGTCACCCCGTTATATTCGAATGAGGTGGCGCGGCGTTCATCACGATGTCGACCCAGCACGCGATATTCTTCGGACACGCGAATAACGCGTTCTACCGTGGGCAGCGAGGTCATTTCCTCAATCGTCAAGGGCGAAGTATTACCCACCAGATAGATTTCGGTGAGGGTCTGCTGGACGCCTTTAACCATATGAATGCGGGCGTCTATATCAGGTATTGCCTTCAAATAACTCATCAGGCTTTTGAATTCGCTACCATTTTGATCGGTGTTCGGCTGGAGAATGAGAATCATTCCTAATCCCTTCGCAACTGTTTGATTTGTAAAATATTACTAGATGATCATCGCAGCGAATAGTTCCGCCGTCAAATTGCATCGGCAAGACTTGAGATAGATTGAGCTTTACGGTAGGGTATGTGCCTTCTCGGCGGCATAAGCCACTTGAATAAGCCCATTAGCCATGCGCTAGACCCAAGACCTTTATCCATGGAGGTGAAGATGAACATTGGAACTGTAAAATGGTTTAATCGGACTAAAGGTTACGGTCTGATCAGTCCCAGAGATGGTGGTAAAGACGTATTTGTGTTTTATCCCACCATCGAAACAGACGGACACCAAACACTCGAATTCGGACAGACTGTTCGATATGAATCGGTAGATTGTCTACATGGAGAACGCACGGTACGTGTTGTTCCTGTCAACTAGGATGAGAATCTGTGATAAAAAACGGCTGATACAGCCGTTTTTTTTGTCAAAATTTTTTGCTAGTCGATGTATCGTCTAACCAGATCGAAGTAATTATCTATACGTCGATCACGTAAGAAAGGCCAGATTCGTCTGACATCCTCAGTACGCTGCATATCGATGTCGGCGTATAGAATCTCTTCCTTGTCTTCACTTGCATGGGTAACAAACTCACCCTGTGGGCCGGCAATAAAACTATTCCCCCAGAATTGAATACCATTGCTCTGGCCACTGGGGTCATTCTCATGGCCTGTACGATTACAAGATAGTACAGGTACGCCGTTGGCAATCGCATGTCCACGTTGTACAGTCACCCACGCTTCGAGCTGGCGTTGTTTTTCATCATTGGTATCACGTGGATCCCAGCCGATAGCGGTGGGGTAAATAAGTAGCTCGGCCCCTGACATGGCCATTAAGCGTGCTGCCTCGGGATACCACTGATCCCAGCACACTAACACGCCGAGTTTGCCTACTGAGGTCTTGATCGGCGTGAAGCCAAGATCGCCGGGAGTGAAATAAAACTTTTCATAAAACCCGGGATCGTCTGGGATGTGCATTTTGCGATAGGTGCCAGCAATACTGCCATCACGTTCAAAAACCACAGCCGTATTGTGATACAAACCTGCCGCGCGTTTTTCAAATAGTGAGCTTACTACCACAACATTGTGTTGCTTGGCCGCTGCCGCGATACGTTCACTACCCGGGCCTGGAATCGGCTCGGCCAAATCGAAATGATCGACGTCCTCTGTCTGACAAAAATACAGGCTGCTGTGCAGTTCCTGGAACACGACTAGCTGTGCTCCTTGCCTGGCGGCCTCAGTCAGCAAGGAGAGCGTCTTATCGAGATTTGCAGATTTATCTGCAACACAAGTGTGCTGCAATAATGCGACTTTGAGCGTGTTGTTGCTCATGCGAGTACACCTTCTGGTAGTTGCATGGTCAGGCAGTGCAGGCTGCCATGTTGTTCGATGATAGGCAAGCAGTTGATACCGACGATTTCATATTCGGGAAAACATTTTTGTACTTGTTGCAAGGCGAGATCGTCATTTGCATCATCGTATGTCGGTACCAATACCGCGCCATTGATGATAAGAAAATTGGCGTAGGTTGCAGGTAAGCGGTGGCCGTCATCGGGACTGTATTTGGCTGAGGGCCAGGGCAGGGGAATGAGACGATAGGGTTTGCCTGCAAAATCCACAAGCTGTTTTAGCTCATCTTCCATAGCCTTCAGATCCTGATAGTGGCTGTCCTGTGTATCGTCACATTGCACATAACAAATAGTGTTTGCATCAGTGTAACGCGCCAGTGTGTCGATATGGCTATCAGTGTCATCACCTTCGAGATGTCCGTGCTCCAGCCACAACAGTCTTTCCAGACCA is from Gammaproteobacteria bacterium and encodes:
- a CDS encoding glyoxalase-like domain protein, coding for MEIDHLFICTSKGAPEAKHLVDFGLTEGLPNTHPGQGTACRRFYFHNLMLELLWLEDEEESSSPLTAPTQLFHRAGLRDPGTSPFGVCFRPSPTETAVSFPSWQYRPRYLPAHLSVEIAKDMPYVEPLWFYLGFSHRPDQAATPPNMQHACGFKEVTQVRITTESDDAFSSTAQTVMGENLLKLDRGDTALLELFFDEGKAGKEMDFRPHLPLVFHW
- a CDS encoding 3-deoxy-7-phosphoheptulonate synthase, which encodes MILILQPNTDQNGSEFKSLMSYLKAIPDIDARIHMVKGVQQTLTEIYLVGNTSPLTIEEMTSLPTVERVIRVSEEYRVLGRHRDERRATSFEYNGVTFSQDNLNIFAGLCAVDNRENVETMMKALQENGQVCTRMGAYKPRTNPYSFQGHGKECLPWVFELAGKYGIKVVAMEITSDEHLEEINQALARSGRPTGVLLQIGTRNTQNFELLKAVGRQTEYPVLLKRGFGITLEESLNAAEYLASEGNSKVIFALRGMKTNMGDPHRNLVDFSHVPVIKRLTRMPVCIDPSHSVGTRASSPDGILDVFHATAQGIIAGANMVLVDFHPHPDKALVDGPQALHMRELPYFLEDVAIVRQAYERRVSLTERFHKEWEN
- a CDS encoding cold-shock protein; translated protein: MNIGTVKWFNRTKGYGLISPRDGGKDVFVFYPTIETDGHQTLEFGQTVRYESVDCLHGERTVRVVPVN
- a CDS encoding carbon-nitrogen hydrolase, producing MSNNTLKVALLQHTCVADKSANLDKTLSLLTEAARQGAQLVVFQELHSSLYFCQTEDVDHFDLAEPIPGPGSERIAAAAKQHNVVVVSSLFEKRAAGLYHNTAVVFERDGSIAGTYRKMHIPDDPGFYEKFYFTPGDLGFTPIKTSVGKLGVLVCWDQWYPEAARLMAMSGAELLIYPTAIGWDPRDTNDEKQRQLEAWVTVQRGHAIANGVPVLSCNRTGHENDPSGQSNGIQFWGNSFIAGPQGEFVTHASEDKEEILYADIDMQRTEDVRRIWPFLRDRRIDNYFDLVRRYID